TCACGTCGGCGCGGTCACTGCGCGGGCAAGCCAGCAGTACCGGCGAAAGTGCACCAAAACCTTGCCACTCCAGTTCTTCACGCACTTGTTTGCGCTTGTCCTGGGCCAGTTGCGTGAGCATCACCAGGCACCAGGAACCGTCCCAGGCCGGCACGGTGGAGCTGTACACACGCTTGAAGGCTTTATCAAAACGCCGCCGACCAGTGCCGGTGAGGCTGTAGTAACTGCGCCGCCCGACTTTTTCGGCGGTGAGCCAGCCTTCCTTGGTCAGGCGGAAAATCGAGGTGCGGATCAGCCGCTCATTGATCCCAATGGGCTCCAGCAACTGGATCAGGCTACCCAGCCAGACAGTGCCGCCATGGGGCTCGATGGCATCCCCATAGAGGGTGATGATCAGCGAACTGGCGCGAATCGGCGTCTGCTCCTGAAAGCGCGTGATCAGGGAATTCAATGGGGCTAGGGACGACATGGGCGTACCGGACAGGAAAAAAGGCTGAAATATACCCGGCGAGCGGGCCTTGTGACCATCCTGCGCATGCAATGGACGCTCACAGCGTCGCGCCCTTGGGCCGTAGGCCGCTGTCGCTGACCCGTGGCCGGTCGGGCTCGACGGCCTCCAGCGGTGCGCACTCTTGCATCTGTTCTAGGCAACGCTTGGCCAATTGTTGGTACTCGCGGGTGCCGGTCTGCTTCCAGCTCACTTCCTCATCGCTGAGGCGGCGCTTGACGCTGGCCGGCGTGCCCATCACCAGGGATTGCTCGGCGCATTCGAAGCCGGCCTTGACGAACGCCGTGGCAGACACAAACGAGCGCGGACCAATGCGTGCGCCATCCATGACCACTGCATTCATGCCCACCAGCACGTCTTCGCCAATGCGGCAGCCATGCAGCACCGCGCCATGGCCGATATGGCCGTTACGCTCGACCACCGTGTCGCTCTCCGGGAAACCGTGCATCACGCAGGTGTCCTGAATATTGGCGCCCTCCTCCAGCACGATGCGGCCGAAGTCGCCGCGCAGGCTTGCCAGCGGCCCGACATAGCAATGCGGGCCGATGATCACGTCGCCAATCAACACGGCCGACGGATGCACATAGGCCGTGGGGTCAACCACCGGCGTCAGGCCATTGAGGCTGTAACACGTCATAGAAAATTCCTTGTTGGCGCAAAGCGATGCGCGAGCAGACTTATTTTGTATCACATCACTTAACACAGACAAAGAACAAAAACCGTATCACTTCACTGCACGATCCTGAAAACCTCGAACAACGCCATTTACGCCCATAAATAAGTGCATTAATGCCCTTTAACATGAGCACGCTGAAAATCACAAAGCGCAAATAGGACACGTTAATTCAATTTCATACTTGATTTTGTGTATCGCATTATAGGTATACTCGGGCAAAACCGGCCACCTATGGCCGATCCAATAATGAGCCGGCACTAAAGCCGTGCGTGCACCGAGGGCAGCCGCCATGCCTATGGCCTTTGAACACATCCTCTTTTCCATCGACGCCGGCGTCGCCCTGCTCAGCCTCAATCGCCCAGACCAACTCAACAGCTTCAACGCGCACATGCACGGCGAAGTCAAAGAAGCCCTCAAGCAAATCCGCGAGAATCCGGATGTGCGCGTGTTGCTGCTGACCGGCGAAGGTCGCGGCTTCTGTGCCGGCCAAGACCTCGGCGACCGCAACGTGGCGCCGGGCAGCAGCGCGCCGGACCTGGGCGAGTCCATCGAACAGTTCTACAACCCGCTGATCCGCCAACTGCGCGACCTGCCGCTGCCGGTGATTTGTGCGGTCAATGGCGTCGCAGCCGGGGCCGGCGCGAACATTCCGCTGGCCTGCGACCTGGTGCTCGCGGCGCGTTCGGCAAGCTTTATCCAGGCCTTCTGCAAGATCGGCCTGATCCCTGATTCCGGCGGCACCTGGACCTTGCCGCGCTTGGTGGGCATGGCCCGTGCCAAAGCGCTGGCTCTGCTGGGCAACCGCCTGAGCGCCGAGCAGGCCGAACAATGGGGCCTGATCTACCGCTGCGTGGACGACGCCGAACTGCGCAACGAAGCCCTGACCCTGGCGCGCCACCTGGCCACCCAACCGACCTACGGCCTGGCACTGATCAAGCGCAGCCTCAACGCCAGCCTGAGCAATACTTTCGACGAACAACTTGAGCTGGAGAAGGACCTGCAACGCCTGGCCGGGCGCAGCGAGGGATTACCGTGAAGGCGTCAGCGCCTTCATGGAAAAACGCACGCCAAGCTTCAAGGGGCGCTGAACCATGACCGCACTGAGCACAACAGCGCGCATCGCCGTGATCGGTGCCGGGGCCATGGGCGCCGGCATCGCCCAGGTCGCAGCCCAGGCCGGCCACCCCGTGTTGCTGCTGGACAAACGCCCAGGCGCCGCCGCCAAGGCTATCGACGGGATCGACCGGCAACTGGGCAAGCGCGTCGAAAAAGGCAAGCTGTCGGCCGACGCCCGCAGGGTGACAGTCGCCCGCCTGCAGGCGGTGGAATCCATCGAGGATCTGGCCGATTGTGCGCTGATCATTGAAGCGATCGTCGAGAACCTGGAGGTCAAACGCGCCCTCTTCCGCCAGCTGGAAAGCATTTGCAACGAGCAGTGCATCCTGGCCAGCAATACTTCTTCGTTGTCGATCACCAGCATTGCCGCCCAACTGGAACGCCCACAACGTTTGCTCGGGCTGCACTTTTTCAACCCGGCGCCGGTCATGGCACTGGTGGAAATCGTCACCGGCCTGGCCAGCGACCCGGCCCTGGCCGACTGCCTGTACGCCACTGCCAAAGCCTGGGGCAAAAAACCGGTGCACGCCCGTTCGACGCCAGGGTTTATCGTCAACCGTGTGGCCCGCCCGTTCTACGCCGAAAGCCTGCGCCTGTTGCAGGAAAACGTTGCCGATTGCGCGACCCTGGATGCACTGATGCGCGATGCCGGCGGCTTTGCCATGGGCGCTTTCGAACTGACGGACTTGATCGGCCATGACGTCAACTATGCGGTGACCTGTTCGGTGTTCGACGCCTACTACGGCGACAACCGTTTCCAGCCCTCGCTGATCCAGAAAGACTTGGTAGACGCCGGACGCCTGGGACGCAAGAGCGGTCACGGCTTTTATAGCTATGCCGACGGTGCCGAGCGGGCTCAGGCCAGGACGACAAGCAGCGAACGCACCGTCGCTACCTGTGTGATCGAGGGTGACCTGGGCATCGCCAACGCACTGGTCCCGCGCCTGCGCGAGCACTCCATCGAAGTCATCAGCCGCGACGGCCAAGGCCTGCTGCGGGTCGGCGCTGCGGTGCTGGCCTTGAGCGACGGGCGTATGGCGTGCCAACGCGCAAAGGAAGACGGCCTGCGCAACCTGATCCTGCTGGACCTGGCGTTCGACTACGGCACCGCGAGCCGCCTCGCCATCAGTTGCGCCGCCGGCATTGACCCGGACGCGCTTGAAGACGGCGTGGCCCTGCTGCAACAGGCCGGGTTCAGCGTAAGCCTGCTCAGCGACAGCCCGGCCCTCGCCGTCCTGCGCACCGTGGCGATGCTCGCCAACGAAGGCGCCGACGCTCTGCTGCAAGGCGTGGCCTCGGCCGCCGACATCGACCTGGCGATGCGCGCCGGGGTCAATTACCCAGCCGGCCCACTGGCTTGGGCCGACACCATCGGGCTCGGCCACATCCTGCGCGTGCTGGAAAACCTGCACGCCAGTTATGGCGAAACACGCTACCGGCCCTCACTGCTGCTGCGCCGCCGCGTAGCCGAAGGGAGCCGTTTCCATGACTAACCACGACGCCATGCGCCTGGCCAGTGCCTGCGCCCAAGCGATGTTCGAACGCGACAGCGCCAGCCAAGGAATGGGCATGCGCCTGCTCTCGGCGGCACCGGGCACCGCCCGCGTGGGCATGAGCGTGCGCGCCGACATGCTCCAGGGCCACGGCACTTGCCATGGCGGCTACCTGTTCGCCCTGGCTGACTCGGCCTTTGCACTGGCCTGCAACAGCTACAACGAAGCCACGGTGGCGATGGGGTGCAGCATCGACTACATCGCCCCGGCGCGCCTGGGCGACACCCTGAATGCCGAATGCATCGAGCAAAGCCGTTCCGGCCGCACCGGCAACTACGACGTGCGTATCGAAAACCAGCAAGGCGAACTGATCGCCCTGTTCCATGGCAAATCCTACAAAGTGCGCGGCCCGGTGCTGGCGCAGGAGACCCCGAATGAATGACGCCCTGATCATCGACGCGGTGCGTACCCCCATAGGCCGCTATGCCGGCGCCCTGAGCAGTGTGCGGGCCGACGACCTCGGCGCGGTGCCGCTGCGTGAGTTGCTGCGTCGCTACCCGAACGTAGACTGGAGCACGGTGGACGATGTGATCTACGGCTGCGCCAACCAGGCCGGCGAAGACAACCGCAACGTGGCGCGCATGTCGGCGCTGCTGGCAGGGTTGCCGGTGAGCGTGCCGGGCACCACGCTTAACCGCCTGTGCGGGTCGGGGCTGGATGCCATTGGCACCGCCGCCCGCGCCATTCGCTGCGGCGAAGCCGGGCTGATGCTGGTGGGTGGCGTGGAATCGATGTCCCGCGCACCGTTGGTGATGGGCAAGGCCGAGCAGGCTTTTTCGCGCCAGGCCGAGATCTACGACACCACCATCGGCTGGCGCTTCGTCAATCCGTTGATGAAGACCACCTACGGCATCGACTCCATGCCGGAGACCGCCGAGAACGTCGCCGCACAGTTCAATATCTCTCGCGCCGACCAGGATGCGTTTGCCCTGCGCAGCCAGCAACGCGCTGGCGCAGCCCAGGCCAGCGGACGGCTGGCCAAGGAAATCGTCGCGGTGCAAATCCCCCAACGCAAAGGCCCGGCCAAGGTGGTGGAGCACGACGAGCACCCGCGTGGCGACACCACCCTTGAGCAATTGCAAAAGCTCGACACGCCGTTTCGCGAAGGTGGCAGCATTACCGCCGGCAATGCGTCCGGGGTTAACGACGGCGCCTGCGCGTTGCTGCTGGCCAATGCCGAAACCGCCAAACGCTATGGATTGAAAGCCCGTGGCCGGGTGGTCGCAATGGCCACGGCAGGTGTGGAGCCGCGCATTATGGGCATCGGCCCGGTACCAGCCACGCGCAAGGTGCTGGAACTGGCGAACCTGAGCCTGGCGGACATGGACGTGATCGAGCTCAACGAAGCCTTCGCCGCCCAAGGCCTGGCCGTGCTGCGCGAACTTGGTCTGAGCGACACCGATGCACGGGTCAATCCCAACGGCGGTGCGATTGCCCTCGGCCATCCGCTGGGCATGAGCGGCGCACGCCTGGTGACCACTGCCCTGCACGAGCTGGAGGAACGCCAAGGCCGTTACGCGCTATGCACCATGTGCATCGGCGTCGGCCAGGGCATCGCACTGGTCATCGAGCGCCTATAAGACCAAATAATCCGAATTCCCGAGGAACCGAGCGGTATCCTTGGGGCATGCACTCAAAGCCCGGCTGCTGACCGGGCTGGAACACAAAAATAATTCGAGTGAAATCATGAACATGCCAATTGCCAAAACCGTGCTTGAACCTGTGTTGGACCCGTTGGAAACCGCCAGCATCGACGAGCTGCGCCAGCATCAGCTGGAGCGCCTGCGTTGGAGCCTCAACCTCGCCTACACCAACGTGCCGCTGTACCGTCAGCGTTTCGACGCGCTGGGCGTGCACCCCAGCGACATCAAGTGCCTGGAAGACCTGGCCAAATTTCCGTTCACCACCAAGTCAGACCTGCGCGACAACTACCCGTACGGCATGTTTGCCGTGCCGATGCACGACGTGGTGCGCCTGCATGCGTCCAGCGGCACCACCGGCAAACCCACGGTGGTCGGCTACACCCAGAACGACATCGACACCTGGGCCAACGTGGTCGCGCGCTCGATTCGCGCCGCCGGTGGCCGCCGTGGCGACAAGGTGCACATCTCCTATGGCTACGGCCTGTTCACCGGTGGCCTCGGCGCGCACTACGGCGCCGAACGCCTGGGCTGCACAGTCATTCCGATGTCGGGCGGGCAGACCGAAAAGCAGGTGCAACTGATCAAGGATTTCCAGCCGGACATCATCATGGTCACGCCCTCCTACATGCTCAACATCGCTGACGAGATCGAGCGCCAGGGCCTGGACCCGCACAAACTCGCGCTGCGCCTGGGCATCTTCGGCGCCGAGCCGTGGACCGGCGAGCTGCGCAGCGCCATTGAGAACCGTCTGGGCATCACCGCCCTGGACATCTACGGCCTGTCGGAAATCATGGGCCCAGGCGTGGCCATGGAATGCGCCGAAACCAAGGACGGTCCGACCATTTGGGAAGATCACTTCTACCCGGAAATCATCGACCCGGTGACCGGTGAAGTGCTGCCAGACGGCCAGATGGGCGAACTGGTGTTCACCTCCTTGAGCAAAGAAGCGCTGCCGATGATCCGCTACCGCACCCGCGACCTGACGCGCCTGCTGCCTGGCACTGCCCGGCCGATGCGGCGCATCGACAAGATCACCGGCCGTAGCGACGACATGCTGATTATTCGGGGGTTAACGTGTTCCCCACCCAGGTCGAGGAACAGGTACTCAAAGTCAAACAGCTGTGCGAGTGCTACGAGATCCATCTGTATCGCAATGGCAACCTGGACAGCGTTGACGTGCATGTGGAGCTCAAGGCCGAACATCAGCACCTGGGCGACGAACAGCAAAAGGCTATTGCCAGCGAACTGAGCCGTCACATCAAGACCTACATTGGCATCAGCACCCGTATCGTGTTGCAGCCGATGCACTCGATCAAGCGCTCCGAAGGCAAAGCCTGCCACGTGATCGACAACCGCCCTAAAGCATGACTGCTGCACCTTACAGCCCCGCTTCGGCGGGCTTTTTTGCGCGCAGAAAAAGCCATCCAGCGCAAAGTGATACAAAAACATTAATGACACGTTATTTTGTGTTTGATAAATATTTCTGTATCACTTATAAAGTTCTCCATGCCTTTAAACAGATTCACGGCGGGAGACTCACCATGTACGCACAGCTTGTAGAAACCGGAGTGAAGCGCATCAAGGACCTGTCGGAGATGTCCGAGCAGGAGCGCCACTTCCAGGAAAAGATCGACGCCGAAATCAAGATCGAAGCCAAGAACTGGATGCCCGACGCCTACCGTCAAACCCTGATCCGGCAGATCTCCCAGCACGCCCACTCCGAGATCGTCGGCATGCTGCCCGAAGGCAACTGGGTGACCCGCGCGCCGACCCTCAAGCGCAAGCTGCAACTGATGGCCAAGATCCAGGACGAAGCCGGCCACGGGCTGTACCTGTACAGCGCCATGGAAACCCTGGGCGCCGACCGCGATGAAGAAATTGCCAAGCTGCACAGCGGCAAGGCCAAGTATTCGAGCATTTTCAATTACCCGACCCTGAACTGGGCCGACATGGGCGCCGTGGGCTGGCTGGTAGATGGCGCCGCGATCGTCAACCAGGTGGTGCTGCAGCGCACCTCCTACGGCCCCTACTCCCGCGCCATGGTGCGTATTTGCAAGGAAGAGAGTTTCCACCAGCGCCAGGGCTACGAGATCCTGCTGACCATGATGCGTCACGGCACCCAGGCGCAAAAAGACATGGTGCAGGACGCGATCAACCGCCTGTGGTGGCCGTCGCTGATGATGTTCGGCCCCAGCGACGAGCACTCGCCCAACAGCGCCCAGTCCATGGCCTGGAAGATCAAGCGCCAGAGCAACGACGAACTGCGCCAGCGCTTTATCGACCAGACCATCCCGCAACTGGAACTGCTGGGCTGCACCTGCCCCGACCCGGACTTGAAGTGGAACGCCGAACGCGGCCACTACGACTTCGGCGAGATCCAGTGGAACGAGTTCTACGAAGTGCTCAAGGGCAACGGCCCGTGCAACCAGGAACGCGTGGCCACCCGCCGCAAAGCCATCGAAGACGGCGCCTGGGTGCGCGAAGCCGCCGTGGCCCATGCCCGTAAAAAACACAATAAGAACGCTGCCTGATCCGGAGTTGCCGCTATGTCTGAATGGACCCTTTTGAAGTCTTCGTGCGCAGCAAGCACGGCCTCAACCACAAACACGTGGGCAGCGTGCATGCCGCCGACACCACCATGGCCATCGAGAACGCCCGCGAGCTGTACACCCGTCGCAGCGAAGGCGTAAGCCTGTGGGTGGTGCCCTCGGCCTTGATCACCGCTTCGTCGCCGGATGAAAAGACCCACTGTTCGACCCGTCTGACGACAAGGTCTACCGCCACGCCAGCTTCTACGAGTTGCCGGCCGAAGTCGGGCACATGTGAGGTCGACCATGAATACTCAAACCGATCTAATCGAATACCTGCTGCGCCTGGGCGACAGCGCCCTGATCCAAGGCCAGCGCCTGTGCCAGTGGTGCGGTCATGCACCAGCGCTGGAAGAAGAACTGGCGCTGATGAACGTCGGCCTCGACCTGGTAGGCCAGGCGCGCAACTGGCTGGAGTACGCCGCCGAGCTGCTGGACGATGGCCGCGATGCCGACGACCTGGCCTTCCGCCGCGATGAGCGCGCCTACCGCAACCTGCTGCTGGTGGAACAACCCAACGGCGACTACGCGGTGACCATTCTCAAGCAATTCCTGTACGACGCCTGGCACTTGCCGGTGCTGGCGGGCCTGAGCCAGTCCAGCGACGAACGCATCGCCGGGATCGCCGCCAAGGCAGTCAAGGAAGTCACCTACCACCTGCGCCGCTCCGGTGAATGGGTGGAACGCCTGGGTGACGGCACCGAGGAAAGCCATGCGCGCATGCTCGCGGCGATCCCCGAGGTGTGGCGCTTTACCGTCGAACTGACCAGCGCCGACGACAGCGAGCAGCGCCTGTGCGAAGCCGGTATCACCCCGGACACCGCGCAAGTCGCCGCTGCTTGGCAGAACACCGTGAGCGCAATCTTCGCCAGCGCCACCCTGCCCGTCCCACCGGCACCGAGCTACTTCTACCTGAATGCACGGCGCGGCCTGCACACCGAGCACCTGGGCATCCTGCTGGCCGAGATGCAGTTTTTGCCGCGAGCGTACCCCGATGCGACCTGGTGAAGTGATCGCCAGCGACCGGCCCGCGCAGCCCACCGACCTGGCCGCCGCCTGGGCCACCCTCGCCCTGGTGATGGACCCGGAAGTGCCGGTGGTCAGCGTGGTTGACCTGGGCATCGTGCGCGACCTTGACTGGCAGGCCGGCCACCTGCATGTGGTGGTCACGCCCACCTATTCCGGCTGCCCGGCCACCGAAGTGATCGAGAGCGATATCCGCGATGCGCTGGAGCACGCCGGTTTTCGCGCACCGCACCTGGAGCGCAAGTTGACCCCGGCCTGGTCCACCGACTGGATCACCGAGGATGGCCGCGAGCGCCTGCGCGCCTACGGCATCGCACCGCCCCAGGGCAGCGCGAGCAAGCGCAGCCTGCTCGGTGAAAGCCCGGTGGTGGTGTGCCCGCAGTGTGCAAGCACGCACACCGAAGTGCTCAGCGAGTTCGGCTCCACCGCCTGCAAGGCGCTGTACCGCTGCCGCGACTGCCTGGAACCGTTTGACTATTTCGCGCATCTGAGGGGCCCCGCGCCGTCTCGGTTGGAGAATAACAATGAGTAAATTTCACAGCCTGGTGATCAAGGACGTACGCAGCGAAACCCGTGACGCGGTGTCCATCGCCTTCGAGATCCCCCAGCACCTGCAAGACAGTTT
The Pseudomonas poae DNA segment above includes these coding regions:
- the paaJ gene encoding phenylacetate-CoA oxygenase subunit PaaJ, with protein sequence MRPGEVIASDRPAQPTDLAAAWATLALVMDPEVPVVSVVDLGIVRDLDWQAGHLHVVVTPTYSGCPATEVIESDIRDALEHAGFRAPHLERKLTPAWSTDWITEDGRERLRAYGIAPPQGSASKRSLLGESPVVVCPQCASTHTEVLSEFGSTACKALYRCRDCLEPFDYFAHLRGPAPSRLENNNE
- the paaI gene encoding phenylacetate-CoA oxygenase subunit PaaI, translating into MNTQTDLIEYLLRLGDSALIQGQRLCQWCGHAPALEEELALMNVGLDLVGQARNWLEYAAELLDDGRDADDLAFRRDERAYRNLLLVEQPNGDYAVTILKQFLYDAWHLPVLAGLSQSSDERIAGIAAKAVKEVTYHLRRSGEWVERLGDGTEESHARMLAAIPEVWRFTVELTSADDSEQRLCEAGITPDTAQVAAAWQNTVSAIFASATLPVPPAPSYFYLNARRGLHTEHLGILLAEMQFLPRAYPDATW
- the paaC gene encoding 3-hydroxyacyl-CoA dehydrogenase PaaC; the protein is MTALSTTARIAVIGAGAMGAGIAQVAAQAGHPVLLLDKRPGAAAKAIDGIDRQLGKRVEKGKLSADARRVTVARLQAVESIEDLADCALIIEAIVENLEVKRALFRQLESICNEQCILASNTSSLSITSIAAQLERPQRLLGLHFFNPAPVMALVEIVTGLASDPALADCLYATAKAWGKKPVHARSTPGFIVNRVARPFYAESLRLLQENVADCATLDALMRDAGGFAMGAFELTDLIGHDVNYAVTCSVFDAYYGDNRFQPSLIQKDLVDAGRLGRKSGHGFYSYADGAERAQARTTSSERTVATCVIEGDLGIANALVPRLREHSIEVISRDGQGLLRVGAAVLALSDGRMACQRAKEDGLRNLILLDLAFDYGTASRLAISCAAGIDPDALEDGVALLQQAGFSVSLLSDSPALAVLRTVAMLANEGADALLQGVASAADIDLAMRAGVNYPAGPLAWADTIGLGHILRVLENLHASYGETRYRPSLLLRRRVAEGSRFHD
- the paaX gene encoding phenylacetic acid degradation operon negative regulatory protein PaaX, yielding MSSLAPLNSLITRFQEQTPIRASSLIITLYGDAIEPHGGTVWLGSLIQLLEPIGINERLIRTSIFRLTKEGWLTAEKVGRRSYYSLTGTGRRRFDKAFKRVYSSTVPAWDGSWCLVMLTQLAQDKRKQVREELEWQGFGALSPVLLACPRSDRADVNATLQDLGALEETIVFETTAQDVLASKALRLQVRESWNIEELATHYSEFIQLFRPLWQALREQENLLPSDCFLARVLLVHEYRKLLLRDPQLPDELLPGDWEGRAARQLCRNIYRLIFAKAEEWLNSALETADGPLPDVGESFYRRFGGLK
- the paaI gene encoding hydroxyphenylacetyl-CoA thioesterase PaaI; protein product: MTNHDAMRLASACAQAMFERDSASQGMGMRLLSAAPGTARVGMSVRADMLQGHGTCHGGYLFALADSAFALACNSYNEATVAMGCSIDYIAPARLGDTLNAECIEQSRSGRTGNYDVRIENQQGELIALFHGKSYKVRGPVLAQETPNE
- the pcaF gene encoding 3-oxoadipyl-CoA thiolase, which produces MNDALIIDAVRTPIGRYAGALSSVRADDLGAVPLRELLRRYPNVDWSTVDDVIYGCANQAGEDNRNVARMSALLAGLPVSVPGTTLNRLCGSGLDAIGTAARAIRCGEAGLMLVGGVESMSRAPLVMGKAEQAFSRQAEIYDTTIGWRFVNPLMKTTYGIDSMPETAENVAAQFNISRADQDAFALRSQQRAGAAQASGRLAKEIVAVQIPQRKGPAKVVEHDEHPRGDTTLEQLQKLDTPFREGGSITAGNASGVNDGACALLLANAETAKRYGLKARGRVVAMATAGVEPRIMGIGPVPATRKVLELANLSLADMDVIELNEAFAAQGLAVLRELGLSDTDARVNPNGGAIALGHPLGMSGARLVTTALHELEERQGRYALCTMCIGVGQGIALVIERL
- a CDS encoding 1,2-phenylacetyl-CoA epoxidase subunit A — translated: MYAQLVETGVKRIKDLSEMSEQERHFQEKIDAEIKIEAKNWMPDAYRQTLIRQISQHAHSEIVGMLPEGNWVTRAPTLKRKLQLMAKIQDEAGHGLYLYSAMETLGADRDEEIAKLHSGKAKYSSIFNYPTLNWADMGAVGWLVDGAAIVNQVVLQRTSYGPYSRAMVRICKEESFHQRQGYEILLTMMRHGTQAQKDMVQDAINRLWWPSLMMFGPSDEHSPNSAQSMAWKIKRQSNDELRQRFIDQTIPQLELLGCTCPDPDLKWNAERGHYDFGEIQWNEFYEVLKGNGPCNQERVATRRKAIEDGAWVREAAVAHARKKHNKNAA
- the paaY gene encoding phenylacetic acid degradation protein PaaY, whose protein sequence is MTCYSLNGLTPVVDPTAYVHPSAVLIGDVIIGPHCYVGPLASLRGDFGRIVLEEGANIQDTCVMHGFPESDTVVERNGHIGHGAVLHGCRIGEDVLVGMNAVVMDGARIGPRSFVSATAFVKAGFECAEQSLVMGTPASVKRRLSDEEVSWKQTGTREYQQLAKRCLEQMQECAPLEAVEPDRPRVSDSGLRPKGATL